Proteins from a genomic interval of Scomber japonicus isolate fScoJap1 chromosome 10, fScoJap1.pri, whole genome shotgun sequence:
- the fdps gene encoding farnesyl pyrophosphate synthase isoform X2: MGDNICNGTHGQKALQSDAHLFEAQFDELVADLTERDLADPSLADALTRLREVLVFNAPGGKRNRGLSVIGSLRELLPPSQLTQDTVQRALLVGWCIELLQAFFLVADDIMDGSVTRRGQPCWYKKDGIGLDAINDSFLLEGSIYRLLRKHCRNQPYYVHLLELFNETSFQTELGQALDLMTAPPGHIDLNRFTMERYNAIVKYKTAFYSFYLPVAAAMYMAGIESEEEHNNAKHILLEMGEFFQIQDDYLDCYGDPAVTGKIGTDIQDNKCSWLVVKAMQIMTPEQRAELEACYGRHEDASVEKVKALYNTLQMPTVYHNYEDESYQRLQKLIACHAQNLPHSVFLNFAKKIYKRNK; encoded by the exons ATG GGAGACAACATTTGCAACGGGACGCACGGACAAAAGGCGCTGCAGTCAGACGCTCACCTGTTTGAAGCCCAGTTTGACGAGCTGGTGGCGGACCTGACAGAGCGAGACCTCGCCGATCCTTCGCTGGCTGATGCCCTGACCAGGCTGAGAGAG GTTTTGGTGTTCAATGCCCCTGGAGGCAAGAGGAACAGAGGCCTGTCTGTGATTGGCTCTTTGCGGGAGCTTCTACCTCCCTCTCAGCTCACCCAGGACACCGTGCAGCGGGCTCTGTTGGTTGGCTGGTGCATTGAATTG CTTCAGGCATTTTTCCTCGTAGCTGACGATATCATGGATGGATCTGTGACTCGGAGAGGACAACCCTGCTGGTACAAGAAG GATGGAATAGGTCTGGATGCCATCAATGATTCATTTCTCCTGGAAGGGTCAATCTACAGACTACTTCGTAAACACTGCAGGAATCAGCCCTACTATGTTCATCTACTCGAGCTGTTTAATGAG ACATCTTTCCAGACAGAGCTCGGTCAAGCTCTGGACCTCATGACGGCTCCCCCTGGTCATATTGACCTCAACAGATTCACCATGGAGAG GTATAACGCTATCGTAAAATATAAGACTGCCTTCTACTCCTTCTACCTCCCAGTGGCTGCAGCAATGTACATG GCTGGAATTGAGAGTGAGGAAGAACACAATAATGCCAAACACATCTTACTTGAAATGGGAGAGTTCTTCCAAATACAG GATGACTACCTGGACTGTTACGGAGACCCTGCTGTGACAGGAAAGATTGGTACAGACATCCAGGATAACAAATGCAGCTGGCTGGTAGTGAAAGCCATGCAAATAATGACTCCtgaacagagagcagagcttGAG GCATGTTACGGGCGCCATGAAGATGCCAGTGTGGAAAAGGTCAAAGCTCTGTACAACACCCTGCAAATGCCAACAGTGTACCACAACTATGAAGACGAGAGCTACCAACGGTTACAGAAACTCATCGCCTGCCATGCTCAAAACCTTCCTCACTCAGTTTTCCTCAACTTTGCCAAGAAAATCTACAAGAGGAACAAGTGA
- the fdps gene encoding farnesyl pyrophosphate synthase isoform X1 → MRRLLISLINARKMIRTVCLTVPPLQFKNSTSLLCTSSFQGDNICNGTHGQKALQSDAHLFEAQFDELVADLTERDLADPSLADALTRLREVLVFNAPGGKRNRGLSVIGSLRELLPPSQLTQDTVQRALLVGWCIELLQAFFLVADDIMDGSVTRRGQPCWYKKDGIGLDAINDSFLLEGSIYRLLRKHCRNQPYYVHLLELFNETSFQTELGQALDLMTAPPGHIDLNRFTMERYNAIVKYKTAFYSFYLPVAAAMYMAGIESEEEHNNAKHILLEMGEFFQIQDDYLDCYGDPAVTGKIGTDIQDNKCSWLVVKAMQIMTPEQRAELEACYGRHEDASVEKVKALYNTLQMPTVYHNYEDESYQRLQKLIACHAQNLPHSVFLNFAKKIYKRNK, encoded by the exons ATGAGACGCCTGCTGATTTCCCTCATTAATGCCCGTAAAATGATCCGGACTGTGTGCTTAACCGTTCCCCCGCTTCAGTTTAAGAATAGTACATCTCTGCTGTGCACCTCGTCTTTCCAGGGAGACAACATTTGCAACGGGACGCACGGACAAAAGGCGCTGCAGTCAGACGCTCACCTGTTTGAAGCCCAGTTTGACGAGCTGGTGGCGGACCTGACAGAGCGAGACCTCGCCGATCCTTCGCTGGCTGATGCCCTGACCAGGCTGAGAGAG GTTTTGGTGTTCAATGCCCCTGGAGGCAAGAGGAACAGAGGCCTGTCTGTGATTGGCTCTTTGCGGGAGCTTCTACCTCCCTCTCAGCTCACCCAGGACACCGTGCAGCGGGCTCTGTTGGTTGGCTGGTGCATTGAATTG CTTCAGGCATTTTTCCTCGTAGCTGACGATATCATGGATGGATCTGTGACTCGGAGAGGACAACCCTGCTGGTACAAGAAG GATGGAATAGGTCTGGATGCCATCAATGATTCATTTCTCCTGGAAGGGTCAATCTACAGACTACTTCGTAAACACTGCAGGAATCAGCCCTACTATGTTCATCTACTCGAGCTGTTTAATGAG ACATCTTTCCAGACAGAGCTCGGTCAAGCTCTGGACCTCATGACGGCTCCCCCTGGTCATATTGACCTCAACAGATTCACCATGGAGAG GTATAACGCTATCGTAAAATATAAGACTGCCTTCTACTCCTTCTACCTCCCAGTGGCTGCAGCAATGTACATG GCTGGAATTGAGAGTGAGGAAGAACACAATAATGCCAAACACATCTTACTTGAAATGGGAGAGTTCTTCCAAATACAG GATGACTACCTGGACTGTTACGGAGACCCTGCTGTGACAGGAAAGATTGGTACAGACATCCAGGATAACAAATGCAGCTGGCTGGTAGTGAAAGCCATGCAAATAATGACTCCtgaacagagagcagagcttGAG GCATGTTACGGGCGCCATGAAGATGCCAGTGTGGAAAAGGTCAAAGCTCTGTACAACACCCTGCAAATGCCAACAGTGTACCACAACTATGAAGACGAGAGCTACCAACGGTTACAGAAACTCATCGCCTGCCATGCTCAAAACCTTCCTCACTCAGTTTTCCTCAACTTTGCCAAGAAAATCTACAAGAGGAACAAGTGA